A genomic stretch from Deltaproteobacteria bacterium includes:
- the dcd gene encoding dCTP deaminase: MMLSNEDIKKAIENKALIIEPFHKRCIRAAGVTLHLGAKLLKPEAGIVVDVKAKKAPKYKEIVIEDAAPYKLMPGEFLLGHTYESVTVGSSIGFLIEGRSTLARVGLTIVQTAMLVYPGHRDRPITLEFANHGPNAVLLYPKMKIARVVLFELKTPSSERYDDCGKYRNQESVGTPIFEDEFMGED; encoded by the coding sequence AGGATATAAAAAAAGCTATAGAAAACAAGGCATTAATAATAGAGCCCTTCCATAAACGCTGCATTAGGGCAGCTGGAGTGACCTTGCACTTGGGAGCTAAGCTGCTTAAGCCCGAGGCTGGCATAGTCGTTGATGTCAAGGCAAAGAAGGCACCAAAATACAAAGAAATTGTTATTGAGGATGCGGCTCCATATAAACTAATGCCAGGAGAGTTCTTGTTGGGGCACACCTACGAGTCGGTTACGGTTGGGTCAAGCATTGGATTCTTAATTGAAGGCAGAAGCACTTTGGCGCGGGTGGGGTTAACAATTGTGCAGACAGCGATGCTAGTTTATCCGGGACATAGGGATAGACCAATTACGTTAGAGTTTGCCAATCACGGACCGAATGCCGTGTTGTTATATCCAAAGATGAAAATTGCGCGAGTAGTGTTATTTGAGTTAAAAACTCCAAGTTCAGAGCGTTACGATGATTGTGGAAAATACCGCAACCAGGAGAGCGTAGGTACGCCAATTTTTGAAGATGAATTTATGGGCGAGGATTAA